CAAATCCTTTCGCAAATCTAGGGACACCTTCAAAAACGAAACTGCCACAATCCTCTTTTACGCCTCAATTATCTTCGAGAACTACTGCGCCGGCATTCCGTAACCCTGCCTTTACAACGCCCCGACGACCTTTCGATGACGTTGCGCTGTCTGAAGCTTCAGGTGCAGAAGATAGTCCTGCCTTGACAGAAGTTTCCGACTTCCCAAACGATACTCCTGAGGCGGACCGTATGAGCGACGTCAATATGAGTGGCATGACGAGTCCCTCCAAGATCGACAAATCCTTTCGTTACAGCAAGACTCCTTTCTCAAGCAAGAAGCATACGCCAGGTCGAGGCGAAATACGGGCGACTCGAGACCTCTCTGTATCAGAATTTATTCGCAAGCGAAAGAGACATAACCTCGACAGAGATGTCAGCAGCATAACCCGACACCGCTGGATAGAGTCAGACTCCGACTCGGAAGATAGTATCGCCCCGAGGCGAACTcgtggcaagaagaagggaacaAAGGAAGTCCCAAGGGGTTTCTTGGGATCTCTGCTGCATATGTTGGACGAACACCCTAATGCCCCCGATAATCTTTACAGATGGGTCAAGTTGATCGTGAACTTCTTCCTGGTATCAGTCTTTGTCTACATTGGCTGGTCCATTGTAACCACAGTGAAGACGGATATCGAAAATGCAAACGAGATGGCACGAATCGAGATAATGGGAAGAATTACGGAATGCCAAACTCAGTACAGCATCAACGGATGCGCTAAAAACGATCGTCCTGCGCTGAGAGTGGCATGCGAGGAGTGGTCTGAAT
The window above is part of the Fusarium musae strain F31 chromosome 6, whole genome shotgun sequence genome. Proteins encoded here:
- a CDS encoding hypothetical protein (EggNog:ENOG41), coding for MDRRTYEGPMDWEYQNSGPFDPTSPFTHAAKRTPSKTKLPQSSFTPQLSSRTTAPAFRNPAFTTPRRPFDDVALSEASGAEDSPALTEVSDFPNDTPEADRMSDVNMSGMTSPSKIDKSFRYSKTPFSSKKHTPGRGEIRATRDLSVSEFIRKRKRHNLDRDVSSITRHRWIESDSDSEDSIAPRRTRGKKKGTKEVPRGFLGSLLHMLDEHPNAPDNLYRWVKLIVNFFLVSVFVYIGWSIVTTVKTDIENANEMARIEIMGRITECQTQYSINGCAKNDRPALRVACEEWSECMTQNPEAIMRVKVTAKQIAEIINEFSEAMNLKAWGFFFAVLIFCAFANNFFLGGYVSKPAPPVQSQPAAPPHDPSMAPENGPGFMWVPVQTPRMQRHMLLDDGTDTDSTPPPKMKTILAPPYTPSLRRSPSKTDRGRSPVKNRSPSKGRREPFA